The following coding sequences lie in one Isoptericola variabilis 225 genomic window:
- a CDS encoding nucleoside/nucleotide kinase family protein, with protein sequence MTVDPSPSTRPATPLTTAQLVARARAVAARDGRTILGITGAPGAGKSTLARTIVEALGPRLAVEVGMDGFHLSNAVLEELGRRDRKGAIDTFDDAGYAALVARLGDARAGDPPVYAPVFRREIEEPIAAGVAVPGDVPLVVTEGNYLLATSGAWPDARARMAEIWYLEVPDDVRLARLEERHHAFGKSRDDARRWARGSDQANADLIVTTRDAADLVVGWSG encoded by the coding sequence GTGACGGTCGACCCGAGTCCGTCGACGCGGCCGGCGACGCCGCTCACCACGGCCCAGCTCGTCGCCCGGGCGCGCGCGGTCGCCGCGCGCGACGGACGGACGATCCTCGGCATCACGGGCGCCCCGGGCGCGGGCAAGTCGACGCTCGCCCGGACGATCGTCGAGGCGCTCGGCCCGCGGCTCGCCGTCGAGGTCGGGATGGACGGCTTCCACCTGTCGAACGCCGTGCTCGAGGAGCTCGGCCGCCGCGACCGCAAGGGAGCGATCGACACGTTCGACGACGCGGGCTACGCGGCGCTGGTGGCGCGGCTCGGCGACGCCCGGGCGGGCGACCCCCCGGTCTACGCACCGGTGTTCCGGCGCGAGATCGAGGAGCCGATCGCCGCGGGCGTCGCCGTGCCCGGCGACGTGCCGCTCGTGGTGACCGAGGGCAACTACCTGCTCGCGACGTCGGGCGCGTGGCCCGACGCGCGCGCCCGCATGGCCGAGATCTGGTACCTCGAGGTGCCCGACGACGTCCGCCTCGCCCGTCTCGAGGAGCGTCACCACGCGTTCGGCAAGAGCCGCGACGACGCGCGCCGGTGGGCCAGAGGGTCGGACCAGGCGAACGCCGACCTCATCGTCACGACGCGCGACGCCGCCGACCTCGTCGTCGGGTGGAGCGGCTGA
- a CDS encoding M28 family peptidase, translating into MLDEYGYDVDMPSFSVPDRYLGELASPGLDAALCWGVGAAARGALDVSVTGPVVVAESADPLALPEDLGGAVVLRPITAANENLTAFVLAVQARGAGAVIWTRVDSAYPRQASAFVPSLSTASPAATIPVVGVGQVQKHALLDAVAAGPPTLTVTTTHHRNLTSYNVIGSRPGTGRPDPTRQNVMVCAHYDSVIGARGANDDGSGTVLTLELARVLRDLPTSTNLQFALWGSEEVGFVGSRTYVAGMDAGARAAMRGVFNNDMVGTSWDPAERYWGLSYDGQPNVVNAEVLAAGDRLGYRTHMSDVTQRGASDHQSFQEVGVPSGNFSWRGADTPALLEPPYHSADDTIAANISAERLAVSIEIIGCATYALARA; encoded by the coding sequence GTGCTCGACGAGTACGGCTACGACGTGGACATGCCGTCCTTCTCCGTGCCCGACCGCTACCTCGGCGAGCTCGCCTCCCCGGGTCTCGACGCTGCCCTGTGCTGGGGCGTCGGCGCCGCCGCCCGTGGCGCGCTCGACGTCTCGGTGACCGGCCCGGTGGTCGTCGCGGAGTCCGCCGACCCGCTCGCGCTGCCCGAGGACCTCGGCGGCGCCGTCGTCCTGCGCCCCATCACGGCGGCGAACGAGAACCTCACCGCGTTCGTCCTCGCGGTGCAGGCCCGCGGCGCGGGCGCGGTGATCTGGACCCGCGTCGACTCGGCGTACCCGCGGCAGGCGTCGGCGTTCGTGCCCTCCCTGAGCACCGCCTCCCCGGCCGCCACGATCCCCGTGGTCGGCGTCGGCCAGGTGCAGAAGCACGCGCTGCTCGACGCCGTCGCGGCCGGCCCGCCCACCCTGACCGTCACGACGACGCACCACCGGAACCTCACCTCGTACAACGTCATCGGGTCGCGGCCCGGCACCGGGCGCCCTGACCCGACGCGTCAGAACGTCATGGTGTGCGCGCACTACGACTCGGTCATCGGGGCGCGCGGCGCCAACGACGACGGCTCGGGGACCGTGCTCACGCTCGAGCTCGCGCGCGTGCTGCGCGACCTGCCCACCTCGACGAACCTCCAGTTCGCCCTGTGGGGTTCCGAGGAGGTCGGCTTCGTCGGCTCCCGCACCTACGTCGCCGGCATGGACGCCGGAGCCCGCGCGGCGATGCGCGGCGTCTTCAACAACGACATGGTCGGCACGAGCTGGGACCCCGCCGAGCGGTACTGGGGGCTCTCCTACGACGGGCAGCCCAACGTCGTCAACGCCGAGGTGCTGGCCGCGGGCGACCGCCTGGGCTACCGCACGCACATGAGCGACGTGACGCAGCGCGGCGCGAGCGACCACCAGTCGTTCCAGGAGGTCGGGGTGCCGAGCGGCAACTTCTCGTGGCGCGGTGCCGACACCCCGGCGCTGCTCGAGCCGCCGTACCACTCGGCCGACGACACGATCGCCGCGAACATCTCGGCCGAGCGCCTCGCCGTCTCGATCGAGATCATCGGCTGCGCGACGTACGCCCTCGCCCGGGCGTAG
- a CDS encoding carbohydrate ABC transporter permease, translating to MAVIQEVARTRGAATERRKGDGKAAAVFLAPWFAGLALITAFPLFASLYLSFTDYSLLAAPSWIGFENYTRMFDDPRFFQALEVTFTYVFVSVPLQLAAALALAMLLDRGMRGLALYRSAFYLPSLLGGSVAIAILWRQVFGADGLVNQVLAFFGVQGYGWVSHPDYALGTLMVLNVWTFGAPMVIFLAGLRQIPTMYYEAASIDGAGKVRQFLSITLPLLTPIVFFNLVLQLIGAFQSFTQAFIVSGGTGGPVDSTLFYTLYLYQKGFASYEMGYASAMAWFLLLVVAGMTAVNFLASKFWVFYDD from the coding sequence ATGGCGGTGATCCAGGAGGTCGCCCGCACGCGCGGCGCCGCGACCGAGCGACGCAAGGGCGACGGCAAGGCCGCGGCGGTCTTCCTCGCGCCCTGGTTCGCCGGCCTCGCGCTCATCACGGCGTTCCCGCTGTTCGCGTCGCTCTACCTGTCCTTCACGGACTACAGCCTGCTCGCCGCGCCGAGCTGGATCGGGTTCGAGAACTACACGCGGATGTTCGACGACCCGCGGTTCTTCCAGGCGCTCGAGGTCACGTTCACGTACGTGTTCGTCTCGGTGCCGCTGCAGCTCGCCGCGGCGCTCGCCCTCGCGATGCTGCTGGACCGCGGCATGCGCGGCCTCGCGCTCTACCGGTCGGCGTTCTACCTGCCGTCCCTGCTGGGCGGCAGCGTCGCGATCGCGATCCTGTGGCGCCAGGTCTTCGGTGCCGACGGCCTGGTCAACCAGGTCCTCGCGTTCTTCGGCGTCCAGGGCTACGGATGGGTGTCGCACCCCGACTACGCGCTCGGCACGCTCATGGTGCTCAACGTGTGGACCTTCGGGGCGCCGATGGTCATCTTCCTCGCGGGCCTGCGGCAGATCCCGACGATGTACTACGAGGCCGCCTCGATCGACGGCGCCGGCAAGGTGCGGCAGTTCCTCAGCATCACGTTGCCGCTGCTCACGCCGATCGTGTTCTTCAACCTCGTGCTGCAGCTCATCGGGGCGTTCCAGTCGTTCACCCAGGCGTTCATCGTCTCGGGCGGCACGGGCGGCCCGGTCGACTCGACGCTCTTCTACACGCTGTACCTGTACCAGAAGGGCTTCGCCTCGTACGAGATGGGCTACGCCTCGGCGATGGCCTGGTTCCTGCTCCTCGTCGTCGCGGGCATGACCGCGGTGAACTTCCTCGCCTCCAAGTTCTGGGTCTTCTACGATGACTGA
- the mgrA gene encoding L-glyceraldehyde 3-phosphate reductase — MPLAPRYLADDARYDSMTYRRAGRSGLDLPALSLGLWHNFGDVNPFETQRAILRRAFDLGITHFDLANNYGPPYGSAEQNFGRHLAADLRPYRDELIISTKAGYDMWPGPYGDHGSRKYLLASLDQSLARMGLDYVDVFYHHRPDPATPLEETMGALASAVQQGKALYVGVSNYSPARTREAARILGELGVPLLLHQPSYSMFNRHVENPHHDDPYDGRQSESLLDAVEDLGVGTIVFSPLQQGLLTGRYLSGAAPEGSRAARSDSPFLSSSNLSETYLERARALNEIAEGRGQTLAQLALTWVLRDPRVTSALIGASSVSQLEDNVGALSAGPLSEDEIAAIEPYAVDGTGR, encoded by the coding sequence ATGCCTCTCGCACCCCGGTACCTGGCCGACGACGCCCGGTACGACTCGATGACCTACCGCCGTGCCGGCCGGTCGGGCCTGGACCTGCCGGCGCTCTCGCTGGGCCTGTGGCACAACTTCGGCGACGTCAACCCGTTCGAGACGCAGCGCGCGATCCTGCGCCGCGCGTTCGACCTCGGCATCACGCACTTCGACCTGGCCAACAACTACGGGCCGCCCTACGGCTCGGCCGAGCAGAACTTCGGCCGCCACCTCGCGGCGGACCTCCGCCCGTACCGGGACGAGCTGATCATCTCGACCAAGGCCGGCTACGACATGTGGCCCGGCCCGTACGGCGACCACGGCTCGCGCAAGTACCTGCTGGCGTCGCTCGACCAGTCGCTCGCGCGGATGGGGCTCGACTACGTCGACGTCTTCTACCACCACCGGCCGGACCCGGCCACGCCGCTCGAGGAGACCATGGGCGCGCTCGCGTCCGCGGTGCAGCAGGGCAAGGCGCTGTACGTGGGCGTCTCGAACTACTCGCCCGCGCGCACGCGCGAGGCGGCGCGCATCCTCGGCGAGCTCGGCGTCCCGCTGCTCCTCCACCAGCCGAGCTACTCGATGTTCAACCGGCACGTGGAGAACCCGCACCACGACGACCCCTACGACGGCCGTCAGAGCGAGTCGCTGCTCGACGCCGTCGAGGACCTCGGCGTCGGCACGATCGTGTTCTCGCCGCTGCAGCAGGGGCTGCTCACGGGCCGGTATCTGTCCGGCGCGGCGCCCGAGGGCTCGCGCGCGGCGCGCAGCGACTCGCCGTTCCTGTCGTCGTCGAACCTCTCGGAGACGTACCTCGAGCGGGCGCGCGCGCTCAACGAGATCGCCGAGGGCCGTGGCCAGACCCTCGCTCAGCTCGCGCTCACGTGGGTCCTGCGCGACCCGCGCGTGACGTCCGCCCTCATCGGCGCGTCGAGCGTGTCGCAGCTCGAGGACAACGTGGGTGCGCTCAGCGCCGGCCCGCTGAGCGAGGACGAGATCGCCGCCATCGAGCCGTACGCCGTCGACGGCACGGGCCGCTGA
- a CDS encoding PfkB family carbohydrate kinase, translated as MGVCWFVGLTTLDVVHRSPVRPGPNQKVTATRQDVAAGGPAANAAVTAAALGARALLVTALGAGPVATAARADLEAHGVEVHDVVAPGQDFPLAVSAVLVDDGTGDRSVVSADAALATAPAPPSGLLAGLPAPDVVLLDGHHPAVARAVVGHLDALEPRPRVVLDAGRWRPLFAELLPVADVAALSADFTVPDEVVPGHGGAAAAARALGARAVVVTHGPDPVEWTEGGASGAVDVPRVEARDTLGAGDAFHGALAAALAAGTPLPEACDRAARVASTRVAHVGPRGWLAEVRP; from the coding sequence GTGGGGGTCTGCTGGTTCGTCGGGCTGACGACGCTCGACGTCGTGCACCGCTCGCCCGTGCGGCCGGGGCCGAACCAGAAGGTCACGGCCACGCGGCAGGACGTCGCGGCGGGCGGCCCGGCCGCCAACGCCGCCGTCACGGCCGCGGCGCTCGGCGCGCGCGCCCTGCTCGTCACGGCCCTCGGTGCCGGGCCTGTCGCCACCGCGGCGCGCGCCGACCTCGAGGCGCACGGCGTCGAGGTGCACGACGTCGTCGCGCCCGGCCAGGACTTCCCGCTCGCGGTCTCGGCCGTGCTCGTCGACGACGGCACGGGGGACCGGTCGGTCGTCTCGGCCGACGCGGCGCTCGCCACGGCGCCCGCGCCGCCGTCCGGCCTGCTCGCCGGCCTGCCGGCGCCCGACGTCGTGCTGCTCGACGGGCACCATCCCGCGGTCGCGCGCGCCGTCGTCGGGCACCTCGACGCGCTCGAGCCGCGCCCGCGCGTCGTGCTCGACGCCGGCCGGTGGCGTCCGCTGTTCGCCGAGCTCCTCCCGGTCGCCGACGTCGCCGCGCTCTCCGCCGACTTCACGGTCCCCGACGAGGTGGTCCCGGGGCACGGCGGCGCCGCGGCGGCCGCCCGGGCGCTCGGCGCGCGCGCCGTCGTGGTGACCCACGGGCCCGACCCCGTGGAGTGGACCGAGGGCGGGGCCTCCGGCGCGGTCGACGTGCCGCGCGTCGAGGCCCGCGACACGCTCGGCGCGGGCGACGCGTTCCACGGCGCGCTCGCGGCCGCGCTCGCCGCCGGCACGCCGCTGCCCGAGGCGTGCGACCGGGCCGCGCGGGTCGCGAGCACGCGCGTGGCCCACGTCGGTCCCCGCGGCTGGCTCGCCGAGGTGCGCCCGTGA
- a CDS encoding DUF6807 family protein: MVTIADVAAAAGVSRATVSRVMNGRSTVDPAISARVQEAAIELNYRPSNVARSLSLGRTTTVALVVPDLGNPVFQRVLGGVTSAAAEDGYRVLVADAAEDPGQEAAIARDARQRCDALILMAPRMPDAVLAGLLPDVEPAVVINRELASSSVPTLVVDYADATVQVLEHLVELGHRRVAYLAGPPAAASDAARRRGIAAVRQEHPDLEVTVLPAGADIEAGHAAAGPVLASRVTAVVAFNDLVSFGLLAALNEAGVAVPADISVAGFDDIELARYATPALTTVAVPQVDLGRHAWRELHAVIDDSAQPATTTRFGAQLQVRASTGPVPPRVARAAVQEPDRRPEDAGAAQDAARPEQVPTWTTEGGAVVLHRALDHVALARYEPGTSLPTIHSPRPYLHPLHTLAGVPLTDVSPVDHRHHYGVSMAVPDVNGTSHWGGRTFVADVGPTLLPNHGRQTSTHTVVDALSPHVLLDTVLWSDEHGAPQLEERRRVGARLLGDDGWVLEWRSTLHAAHGPLEIRSPATNGRPGAGYGGVFWRLPVATSTRVLSAAGEGEGLAHGSASPWVAFVQRHSDHQGGERATTLLLTQTSPARHWFLRAAEYPGACPALAWDTPLLVPAGGTVETGVVAALLDRELDAAEAAELATGLR, encoded by the coding sequence GTGGTCACGATCGCGGACGTGGCGGCCGCCGCGGGCGTGTCCCGGGCGACGGTGTCGCGCGTGATGAACGGGCGCAGCACGGTCGACCCTGCCATCTCGGCCCGCGTGCAGGAGGCGGCGATCGAGCTCAACTACCGCCCGAGCAACGTCGCGCGGAGCCTGTCGCTGGGCCGCACGACGACGGTCGCTCTCGTCGTGCCGGACCTCGGCAACCCGGTCTTCCAGCGCGTCCTCGGGGGCGTGACCTCGGCCGCGGCCGAGGACGGCTACCGCGTGCTCGTCGCCGACGCCGCCGAGGACCCGGGGCAGGAGGCGGCGATCGCGCGCGACGCGCGGCAGCGCTGCGACGCGCTCATCCTCATGGCGCCGCGCATGCCCGACGCCGTCCTCGCCGGGCTGCTGCCCGACGTCGAGCCGGCGGTCGTGATCAACCGCGAGCTCGCGTCCAGCAGCGTGCCCACGCTCGTCGTCGACTACGCGGACGCGACGGTGCAGGTGCTCGAGCACCTCGTCGAGCTCGGCCACCGCCGCGTCGCCTACCTCGCGGGACCGCCCGCCGCCGCGTCGGACGCCGCGCGTCGGCGCGGCATCGCGGCCGTGCGCCAGGAGCACCCCGACCTCGAGGTCACGGTCCTGCCGGCGGGCGCCGACATCGAGGCGGGCCACGCCGCGGCCGGGCCGGTCCTCGCGAGCCGCGTGACCGCCGTCGTCGCCTTCAACGACCTCGTGTCGTTCGGGCTCCTCGCGGCGCTCAACGAGGCCGGGGTCGCGGTCCCCGCCGACATCTCGGTCGCCGGCTTCGACGACATCGAGCTTGCCCGGTACGCCACGCCCGCGCTGACCACCGTCGCCGTGCCCCAGGTCGACCTGGGCCGGCACGCCTGGAGGGAGCTCCACGCCGTGATCGACGACTCCGCCCAGCCCGCGACCACGACGCGGTTCGGCGCCCAGCTCCAGGTGCGGGCCAGCACCGGGCCGGTGCCGCCGCGCGTGGCCCGGGCCGCGGTCCAGGAGCCCGACCGCCGGCCCGAGGACGCGGGTGCGGCGCAGGACGCGGCGCGGCCCGAGCAGGTGCCGACGTGGACGACCGAGGGCGGCGCCGTCGTCCTGCACCGGGCGCTCGACCACGTGGCGCTCGCACGGTACGAGCCCGGCACCTCCCTGCCGACGATCCACTCCCCGCGGCCGTACCTGCACCCGCTGCACACGCTCGCCGGCGTGCCGCTGACCGACGTGAGCCCGGTCGACCACCGCCACCACTACGGCGTGAGCATGGCGGTGCCCGACGTCAACGGCACGAGCCACTGGGGCGGACGCACGTTCGTGGCCGACGTCGGCCCGACGCTGCTGCCCAACCACGGCCGCCAGACGAGCACGCACACCGTCGTCGACGCCCTGTCGCCGCACGTCCTGCTCGACACCGTGCTGTGGAGCGACGAGCACGGCGCGCCGCAGCTCGAGGAGCGGCGGCGCGTCGGCGCCCGGCTGCTCGGCGACGACGGATGGGTGCTCGAGTGGCGCTCGACGCTGCACGCGGCGCACGGCCCGCTCGAGATCCGCTCCCCCGCGACCAACGGACGCCCCGGCGCCGGGTACGGCGGGGTGTTCTGGCGCCTTCCCGTCGCGACGAGCACGCGCGTGCTCTCGGCGGCCGGCGAGGGCGAGGGGCTCGCGCACGGCAGCGCCTCGCCGTGGGTCGCGTTCGTGCAGCGGCACAGCGACCACCAGGGCGGCGAGCGCGCGACCACGCTGCTGCTGACCCAGACGTCGCCCGCGCGGCACTGGTTCCTGCGCGCCGCGGAGTACCCCGGTGCGTGCCCCGCGCTCGCGTGGGACACCCCGCTGCTCGTCCCCGCCGGCGGCACGGTCGAGACCGGCGTCGTCGCCGCGCTGCTCGACCGGGAGCTCGACGCCGCCGAGGCGGCCGAGCTCGCGACCGGTCTGCGCTGA
- a CDS encoding UxaA family hydrolase translates to MNDLLVLRDGDDVAVATRDLAPGDEVSAPGAGTVVVRDAVARGHKVALRAVARGAAVHKYGQVIGVATADVAPGEHVHVHNLGFDPGEREAPLGGVHTELRVPDGPRPTFRGYRRADGRVGTRNYVAILTSVNCSASTARMIADQFRGAALDEFENVDGVIALTHTSGCGLVPESEGGQMLLRTLRGYAAHPNVAGLLVLGLGCEMVPGAALAARSGSGSGTVTDLGMPGVGAPDPGEASGLLASIPDDTVVRSLTIQESGGVRASVRAGVAAVREMLPEVNARQRVECDVSELVLGLNCGGSDGYSGITANPALGWASDRLVAYGGTSVLAETPEVYGAEHLLTARATSPGVAKKLLDRIEWWRGYVAAGQGTLDNNPSPGNKAGGLTTILEKSLGAVAKGGQADLAAVYDYAEPITDRGFTFMDTPGYDPVSVTGLVAGGANVVVFTTGRGSVFGCRPTPSIKVATNTPMYDRMAEDMDLNAGRIVDGTATVDDVGAEILAKILAVASGEKTVSEELEIGAEEFIPWHVGAVT, encoded by the coding sequence ATGAACGACCTGCTCGTGCTCCGCGACGGCGACGACGTCGCGGTCGCCACCCGCGACCTCGCGCCCGGTGACGAGGTGTCCGCGCCCGGCGCCGGCACCGTCGTCGTGCGCGACGCCGTCGCGCGAGGCCACAAGGTCGCGCTGCGGGCCGTGGCACGCGGCGCCGCGGTGCACAAGTACGGGCAGGTGATCGGCGTCGCGACGGCCGACGTCGCGCCGGGGGAGCACGTCCACGTGCACAACCTCGGCTTCGACCCGGGCGAGCGCGAGGCGCCGCTCGGAGGCGTGCACACCGAGCTGCGGGTCCCCGACGGGCCGCGCCCGACGTTCCGCGGCTACCGTCGCGCTGACGGCCGCGTCGGCACGCGCAACTACGTCGCGATCCTCACGAGCGTCAACTGCTCGGCGTCGACGGCGCGCATGATCGCCGACCAGTTCCGCGGTGCGGCGCTCGACGAGTTCGAGAACGTCGACGGCGTCATCGCGCTCACCCACACCTCAGGCTGCGGGCTCGTGCCCGAGTCCGAGGGCGGGCAGATGCTGCTGCGCACGCTGCGCGGCTACGCGGCGCACCCCAACGTCGCGGGCCTGCTCGTGCTGGGTCTCGGCTGCGAGATGGTGCCCGGCGCGGCGCTCGCGGCGCGCTCGGGCTCGGGCTCGGGCACCGTGACCGACCTCGGCATGCCGGGCGTCGGCGCCCCGGACCCGGGCGAGGCCTCCGGGCTGCTCGCGTCCATCCCGGACGACACCGTCGTCCGGTCGCTGACCATCCAGGAGAGCGGCGGCGTGCGCGCGTCGGTGCGGGCCGGCGTCGCGGCCGTGCGCGAGATGCTGCCCGAGGTGAACGCGCGCCAGCGCGTCGAGTGCGACGTCTCCGAGCTCGTGCTCGGGCTCAACTGCGGGGGCTCGGACGGCTACTCCGGCATCACGGCGAACCCCGCGCTCGGCTGGGCGTCGGACCGCCTCGTCGCCTACGGCGGCACCTCGGTCCTGGCGGAGACGCCCGAGGTCTACGGCGCGGAGCACCTGCTCACCGCCCGCGCGACGTCGCCCGGGGTCGCGAAGAAGCTGCTCGACCGCATCGAGTGGTGGCGCGGGTACGTCGCCGCCGGCCAGGGCACGCTCGACAACAACCCGTCGCCGGGCAACAAGGCGGGTGGTCTGACGACGATCCTCGAGAAGTCGCTCGGCGCGGTCGCCAAGGGCGGCCAGGCCGACCTCGCGGCGGTCTACGACTACGCCGAGCCCATCACCGACCGCGGGTTCACGTTCATGGACACCCCCGGGTACGACCCGGTGTCGGTGACGGGGCTCGTGGCCGGCGGCGCGAACGTCGTCGTCTTCACGACCGGGCGCGGGTCGGTCTTCGGCTGCCGGCCGACGCCGTCGATCAAGGTCGCGACCAACACGCCCATGTACGACCGGATGGCCGAGGACATGGACCTCAACGCGGGGCGGATCGTCGACGGCACCGCCACGGTCGACGACGTGGGCGCGGAGATCCTCGCGAAGATCCTCGCCGTCGCCTCGGGCGAGAAGACGGTGAGCGAGGAGCTCGAGATCGGTGCCGAGGAGTTCATCCCGTGGCACGTCGGCGCCGTGACCTGA
- a CDS encoding ABC transporter substrate-binding protein: protein MRVTTTRRTPRTTRAALVALTAAGAMALTACSGDSGAMPESDGGNGDAAEGGNVEIRFAWWGSDTRHETTQQIIDLFEEKNPGITVVPDYTDWGGYWDKLATSVAGGDTPDVITQEERYISDYATRGVIADLNELDIDTAEIPEEILATGEIDGKLYGIATGVNAYAMVANPEIFEQAGVEMPDDTTWTWEDYVEIAGQISEGAGDGVWGTQDYGFNEAGLNVLARQKGESLYSPDGGLGVSEETVAEFFQRSLDLMANNGQPDASRSVEIQNAGPEGSLLGTSTGAMGVWWSNQLGALSSASGAELELLRLPGEAQYERTGMYFKPAMYYSISATTEHPEEAAKFVDFLLNDPEVAALQLTDRGLPSNLSVRESIVGDLEAADQKVAEFMSDLEDEIVDSPPVPPNGSAQMQDIMTRINTEVLFGNITPQEAAERFISEVEAAIGG, encoded by the coding sequence ATGCGAGTCACGACCACCCGGCGGACGCCGCGCACCACCCGCGCCGCGCTCGTCGCCCTCACCGCGGCCGGGGCCATGGCCCTGACGGCCTGCTCCGGCGACTCCGGCGCGATGCCCGAGAGCGACGGCGGGAACGGCGACGCAGCCGAGGGCGGCAACGTCGAGATCCGGTTCGCCTGGTGGGGTTCCGACACCCGCCACGAGACCACCCAGCAGATCATCGACCTGTTCGAGGAGAAGAACCCGGGCATCACGGTCGTCCCGGACTACACCGACTGGGGCGGGTACTGGGACAAGCTCGCGACGTCCGTCGCCGGCGGCGACACGCCCGACGTCATCACGCAGGAGGAGCGCTACATCTCCGACTACGCGACGCGCGGCGTCATCGCCGACCTGAACGAGCTCGACATCGACACGGCCGAGATCCCCGAGGAGATCCTCGCGACCGGCGAGATCGACGGCAAGCTCTACGGCATCGCGACCGGCGTCAACGCGTACGCCATGGTCGCGAACCCCGAGATCTTCGAGCAGGCCGGCGTCGAGATGCCGGACGACACGACGTGGACCTGGGAGGACTACGTCGAGATCGCGGGCCAGATCTCCGAGGGCGCCGGCGACGGCGTCTGGGGCACCCAGGACTACGGGTTCAACGAGGCCGGCCTCAACGTGCTCGCGCGCCAGAAGGGCGAGTCGCTCTACTCGCCGGACGGCGGCCTGGGCGTCTCGGAGGAGACCGTCGCCGAGTTCTTCCAGCGCTCGCTCGACCTCATGGCGAACAACGGCCAGCCCGACGCGTCCCGCTCGGTCGAGATCCAGAACGCGGGCCCCGAGGGCTCGCTGCTCGGCACCAGCACCGGCGCCATGGGCGTGTGGTGGTCGAACCAGCTCGGCGCGCTGTCGTCGGCGTCGGGCGCCGAGCTCGAGCTGCTGCGCCTGCCGGGCGAGGCGCAGTACGAGCGCACCGGCATGTACTTCAAGCCGGCCATGTACTACTCGATCTCGGCCACGACCGAGCACCCCGAGGAGGCGGCGAAGTTCGTCGACTTCCTGCTCAACGACCCCGAGGTCGCGGCGCTGCAGCTGACCGACCGCGGCCTGCCGTCGAACCTCTCGGTGCGCGAGTCGATCGTCGGTGACCTCGAGGCGGCCGACCAGAAGGTCGCCGAGTTCATGAGCGACCTCGAGGACGAGATCGTCGACAGCCCGCCGGTGCCGCCGAACGGCTCGGCCCAGATGCAGGACATCATGACCCGCATCAACACCGAGGTCCTGTTCGGCAACATCACGCCGCAGGAGGCCGCGGAGCGCTTCATCTCCGAGGTCGAGGCGGCGATCGGCGGCTGA
- a CDS encoding carbohydrate ABC transporter permease: protein MTDTPVRPEARPQTTGRPGATLTELAAEIPDLHPRRRAGARVRSVLKHVALVAFALVMLYPLLWMLSSSFKPTSLIFREPGLIPTEWDFSNYADGWTALLHPFHHYLINSALVVLGSVLGNLVSCSMAAYAFARLKFRGRNLWFAIMLMSIMLPIHVIIVPQYILFSSLEWINTFLPLIVPKILATDAFFVFLMVQFFRGIPRELDEAARLDGCGHGRIFLQIMLPLALPALATTAIFTFIWTWNDFFSQLIFLTRPDMYTVPIALRTFVDATSNSSWGPLFAMSIVSLVPVFLVFLFGQKYLVKGIATTGIK from the coding sequence ATGACTGACACGCCCGTGCGCCCCGAGGCGCGTCCTCAGACCACCGGCCGCCCCGGCGCGACGCTCACCGAGCTCGCGGCCGAGATCCCGGACCTCCACCCCCGCCGTCGCGCGGGAGCACGCGTCCGCAGCGTGCTCAAGCACGTGGCGCTCGTCGCCTTCGCGCTGGTCATGCTGTACCCGCTGCTGTGGATGCTCTCCAGCTCGTTCAAGCCGACGTCGCTCATCTTCCGCGAGCCGGGCCTCATCCCGACCGAGTGGGACTTCTCGAACTACGCGGACGGCTGGACGGCGCTGCTGCACCCGTTCCACCACTACCTGATCAACTCGGCGCTCGTGGTGCTGGGCTCGGTGCTCGGCAACCTGGTCTCGTGCTCGATGGCGGCCTACGCGTTCGCGCGGCTGAAGTTCCGCGGCCGGAACCTGTGGTTCGCGATCATGCTCATGTCGATCATGCTGCCGATCCACGTGATCATCGTGCCGCAGTACATCCTGTTCTCGTCGCTCGAGTGGATCAACACGTTCCTGCCGCTCATCGTGCCGAAGATCCTGGCGACGGACGCGTTCTTCGTGTTCCTCATGGTCCAGTTCTTCCGCGGCATCCCGCGCGAGCTCGACGAGGCGGCACGGCTCGACGGCTGCGGCCACGGGCGGATCTTCCTGCAGATCATGCTCCCGCTGGCGCTGCCGGCCCTCGCCACGACGGCGATCTTCACGTTCATCTGGACCTGGAACGACTTCTTCAGCCAGCTGATCTTCCTCACCCGGCCGGACATGTACACGGTCCCGATCGCGCTGCGCACGTTCGTGGACGCCACGAGCAACAGCTCGTGGGGACCGCTGTTCGCGATGTCGATCGTGTCGCTCGTCCCGGTCTTCCTGGTGTTCCTCTTCGGACAGAAGTACCTGGTGAAGGGAATCGCGACCACGGGAATCAAGTAA